In Papaver somniferum cultivar HN1 chromosome 1, ASM357369v1, whole genome shotgun sequence, a genomic segment contains:
- the LOC113329550 gene encoding salicylate carboxymethyltransferase-like: MDVEKIFHMKGGIGNESYAKNSSLQKRALDMVKSIRIDTIIDLYVTLTPESFAIADLGCSSGPNTLSVIQEIVEVIDEASNKISQATPEFRVSLNDLSSNDFNSIFTGLPDFYKGLVNIFGKQGRKRSKAAAPLVFVAGVPGTFYGRLFPANSLHFIHSSNSLHWLSKVPPAIYGHGGRSINKGNIYICESSPAIVSNAYLSQFQDDFSVFLQSRSEELVVGGRMVLIFLGRKESDHCNERGNAFLWALFTKAMAQLVSQGEVTEEKLDSYEVHFYAPSKDEIEDEVNKQGSFEIDQLEMFETERPGSGGMKDGEVLSYGTMVSMAVRAIQESMLQYHFGEGLNIDHLFDVYAKLLDEEIVKEDIRPLSFILVLRKLFS, from the exons atggatgtagagaaaattTTCCACATGAAAGGTGGTATTGGAAATGAAAGCTATGCAAAAAATTCTTCACTCCAA AAGAGGGCTTTGGATATGGTAAAGAGCATAAGAATAGACACCATAATAGACCTCTACGTGACGCTAACCCCAGAGAGTTTTGCAATAGCTGATTTGGGTTGTTCTTCAGGACCCAACACTTTATCAGTGATTCAAGAAATTGTCGAAGTTATCGATGAAGCGAGTAACAAGATTTCACAAGCAACACCAGAATTTAGAGTATCTCTTAATGATCTTTCTAGCAACGATTTTAACTCAATATTTACCGGTCTACCAGACTTTTACAAGGGACTTGTTAACATCTTTGGGAAACAAGGCAGGAAAAGATCAAAGGCAGCAGCGCCTTTGGTTTTCGTAGCTGGTGTTCCTGGGACTTTCTATGGAAGACTCTTTCCTGCTAATAGTTTGCACTTCATTCATTCCTCTAACAGTTTGCACTGGCTATCTAAG GTTCCTCCTGCAATTTATGGGCATGGAGGCAGGTCAATAAACAAAGGAAACATATACATATGTGAATCAAGCCCTGCAATAGTATCCAATGCTTACTTATCTCAGTTCCAAGATGATTTCTCAGTTTTTCTCCAATCAAGGTCAGAAGAGCTCGTTGTTGGCGGACGAATGGTTTTGATCTTCTTAGGAAGAAAAGAGTCTGATCATTGTAACGAAAGGGGTAACGCGTTTCTGTGGGCACTTTTTACTAAGGCCATGGCTCAGTTGGTTTCTCAG GGAGAAGTTACGGAGGAGAAACTGGATTCATATGAGGTTCATTTCTACGCACCATCGAAAGATGAAATAGAAGACGAAGTGAACAAACAAGGGTCTTTTGAAATTGATCAGCTGGAGATGTTTGAAACAGAAAGACCGGGCAGTGGTGGAATGAAGGATGGGGAAGTTTTAAGCTATGGAACCATGGTCTCTATGGCTGTCAGGGCGATCCAAGAGTCTATGCTGCAGTACCATTTCGGAGAAGGATTAAACATTGACCATTTATTTGATGTTTATGCCAAATTACTTGATGAAGAAATTGTTAAAGAAGATATTAGGCCACTTAGCTTCATCTTAGTTCTTAGAAAATTATTTAGCTGA
- the LOC113288486 gene encoding cytochrome P450 90A1-like isoform X1 — MGGDPIQVPFYFLIHLISSLIVVLLLIQIAKIIIFYNRGKPIVSTAQTPPGSLGFPFIGETIQFLSANNSTKGFYDFVLSRRLRHGKCFKTNIFGDTHVFMSGSTECAKAVLGSDFVNFNKRYLRSIAQLIGEHSLLLSATQEQHRFLRSSLGTNLGSTSFISCFIKQFDESIINTLADWAQRDTDVIVFEEALKITFKAMCKMIFSLDDTDGELVEMLCKEVGIICEAMLAFPLKLAGTRFYNGLKARKRMMHEIKKIINERRTKTAAKETQHCYQDLLQSLIGGSLSDDANNHKQVMHMSDAQIQDNILTMIIAGQVTTASAMTWMVKYLDENQDLQDVVRDQQLKLAPPGSSALTLENLNEMSLASKVVKETLRMASIVPWLPRVALKDTQIEGFVIKKGWMVNIDAKSIHLDSTVYNDATRFNPARFDEHHLLMPYSFLAFGTGGRTCLGMNLAKSMMIVFLHRLITTYRYPNFWVILDIWALMTGLDLAFKRNFKRTIGTAYKSSFHSLSDM; from the exons ATGGGTGGTGATCCTATTCAAGTTCCATTTTATTTCCTCATCCACTTAATTTCATCACTAATCGTAGTGTTATTGTTGATTCAAATTGCTAAGATAATCATATTTTATAATCGCGGTAAACCGATTGTATCCACCGCTCAAACTCCTCCAGGTAGCTTAGGATTCCCTTTTATTGGCGAAACCATACAGTTCTTATCAGCTAATAATAGCACCAAGGGGTTCTATGATTTCGTTCTCTCTCGAAGACTCAG GCACGGGAAGTGTTTCAAAACCAACATTTTTGGGGACACGCATGTGTTCATGTCAGGTAGTACTGAATGCGCAAAAGCAGTTCTTGGAAGTGATTTTGTGAATTTCAACAAAAGATATCTAAGATCAATAGCACAATTGATTGGAGAACATAGCTTATTACTTAGTGCAACTCAAGAACAACACCGGTTCCTCAGGAGCAGTCTAGGGACTAACCTCGGCTCCACATCTTTTATCTCTTGTTTTATCAAACAATTTGATGAGTCCATTATTAACACTCTGGCAGACTGGGCACAAAGAGATACTGATGTGATTGTGTTCGAGGAAGCTCTTAAG ATAACCTTTAAGGCAATGTGTAAAATGATCTTTAGTTTAGATGATACGGATGGAGAATTGGTGGAAATGCTTTGCAAGGAAGTTGGTATAATTTGTGAAGCAATGTTGGCGTTTCCTCTCAAGTTAGCTGGGACTAGATTCTACAATGGCCTCAAG GCTAGAAAAAGAATGATGCATGAGATAAAGAAGATAATCAACGAAAGGAGGACAAAAACAGCAGCTAAGGAAACACAACATTGTTATCAAGATTTGTTACAGTCATTGATCGGCGGATCTTTATCAGATGATGCTAATAATCACAAACAAGTGATGCATATGAGTGATGCTCAAATACAAGACAACATCTTGACTATGATCATTGCTG GTCAAGTAACAACAGCAAGCGCAATGACTTGGATGGTGAAGTACCTAGATGAGAATCAAGATCTTCAAGATGTTGTAAGG GATCAGCAACTCAAGTTGGCTCCACCGGGATCATCTGCTCTTACACTCGAAAACCTGAATGAAATGTCTTTGGCTTCCAAG GTTGTTAAAGAGACTTTAAGAATGGCATCAATAGTACCGTGGCTTCCAAGGGTAGCCCTTAAAGACACTCAAATCGAAGGTTTCGTTATTAAAAAGGGGTGGATGGTTAACATTGATGCCAAATCAATACATCTGGATTCAACGGTCTACAATGACGCCACTCGATTCAATCCAGCAAGGTTTGAC GAACATCATCTTTTGATGCCGTATAGCTTCTTGGCGTTCGGGACAGGAGGAAGGACATGCCTTGGGATGAATCTTGCTAAATCTATGATGATCGTCTTCCTACACCGTCTGATCACCACTTACAGGTATCCTAATTTTTGGGTCATTTTGGACATATGGGCCTTAATGACAGGCTTGGACTTGGCATTTAAACGGAACTTTAAACGCACCATCGGAACGGCTTACAAGTCAAGTTTTCACTCCCTTTCTGATATGTGA
- the LOC113288486 gene encoding abscisic acid 8'-hydroxylase 4-like isoform X2 — translation MGGDPIQVPFYFLIHLISSLIVVLLLIQIAKIIIFYNRGKPIVSTAQTPPGSLGFPFIGETIQFLSANNSTKGFYDFVLSRRLRHGKCFKTNIFGDTHVFMSGSTECAKAVLGSDFVNFNKRYLRSIAQLIGEHSLLLSATQEQHRFLRSSLGTNLGSTSFISCFIKQFDESIINTLADWAQRDTDVIVFEEALKITFKAMCKMIFSLDDTDGELVEMLCKEVGIICEAMLAFPLKLAGTRFYNGLKARKRMMHEIKKIINERRTKTAAKETQHCYQDLLQSLIGGSLSDDANNHKQVMHMSDAQIQDNILTMIIAGQVTTASAMTWMVKYLDENQDLQDVVRDQQLKLAPPGSSALTLENLNEMSLASKVVKETLRMASIVPWLPRVALKDTQIEGFVIKKGWMVNIDAKSIHLDSTVYNDATRFNPARFDEHHLLMPYSFLAFGTGGRTCLGMNLAKSMMIVFLHRLITTYRWEVINSDPNLEKQAMFSRLKSGCPIRVTSI, via the exons ATGGGTGGTGATCCTATTCAAGTTCCATTTTATTTCCTCATCCACTTAATTTCATCACTAATCGTAGTGTTATTGTTGATTCAAATTGCTAAGATAATCATATTTTATAATCGCGGTAAACCGATTGTATCCACCGCTCAAACTCCTCCAGGTAGCTTAGGATTCCCTTTTATTGGCGAAACCATACAGTTCTTATCAGCTAATAATAGCACCAAGGGGTTCTATGATTTCGTTCTCTCTCGAAGACTCAG GCACGGGAAGTGTTTCAAAACCAACATTTTTGGGGACACGCATGTGTTCATGTCAGGTAGTACTGAATGCGCAAAAGCAGTTCTTGGAAGTGATTTTGTGAATTTCAACAAAAGATATCTAAGATCAATAGCACAATTGATTGGAGAACATAGCTTATTACTTAGTGCAACTCAAGAACAACACCGGTTCCTCAGGAGCAGTCTAGGGACTAACCTCGGCTCCACATCTTTTATCTCTTGTTTTATCAAACAATTTGATGAGTCCATTATTAACACTCTGGCAGACTGGGCACAAAGAGATACTGATGTGATTGTGTTCGAGGAAGCTCTTAAG ATAACCTTTAAGGCAATGTGTAAAATGATCTTTAGTTTAGATGATACGGATGGAGAATTGGTGGAAATGCTTTGCAAGGAAGTTGGTATAATTTGTGAAGCAATGTTGGCGTTTCCTCTCAAGTTAGCTGGGACTAGATTCTACAATGGCCTCAAG GCTAGAAAAAGAATGATGCATGAGATAAAGAAGATAATCAACGAAAGGAGGACAAAAACAGCAGCTAAGGAAACACAACATTGTTATCAAGATTTGTTACAGTCATTGATCGGCGGATCTTTATCAGATGATGCTAATAATCACAAACAAGTGATGCATATGAGTGATGCTCAAATACAAGACAACATCTTGACTATGATCATTGCTG GTCAAGTAACAACAGCAAGCGCAATGACTTGGATGGTGAAGTACCTAGATGAGAATCAAGATCTTCAAGATGTTGTAAGG GATCAGCAACTCAAGTTGGCTCCACCGGGATCATCTGCTCTTACACTCGAAAACCTGAATGAAATGTCTTTGGCTTCCAAG GTTGTTAAAGAGACTTTAAGAATGGCATCAATAGTACCGTGGCTTCCAAGGGTAGCCCTTAAAGACACTCAAATCGAAGGTTTCGTTATTAAAAAGGGGTGGATGGTTAACATTGATGCCAAATCAATACATCTGGATTCAACGGTCTACAATGACGCCACTCGATTCAATCCAGCAAGGTTTGAC GAACATCATCTTTTGATGCCGTATAGCTTCTTGGCGTTCGGGACAGGAGGAAGGACATGCCTTGGGATGAATCTTGCTAAATCTATGATGATCGTCTTCCTACACCGTCTGATCACCACTTACAG GTGGGAAGTTATCAACTCAGATCCAAATCTTGAAAAGCAGGCAATGTTCTCGAGATTAAAAAGTGGATGTCCAATTCGAGTTACATCTATTTAA